In Desulfobulbus oralis, one DNA window encodes the following:
- a CDS encoding GTP cyclohydrolase, FolE2/MptA family, which translates to MKDIQNQCDSRRINIRKVGIRGLSYPVIVLDKAHRGQKTVATVAMSVNLPHQFKGTHMSRFVEILNGFHERFTLSAYQRILEEMKERLDAGAAHLEMAFPYFFVPDQSGGKQLVRYECRLFGTLADRLELVAEVRVPVAVAPGGGAMAVVAVRMRQLFWIEDLIETVEAALADPGGAFSVERASSAIAAALSATGALIWFRVQVTKQGLDHLAFAVREWPDPPEAVQPVHALSLFGSGPEMPISDLNV; encoded by the coding sequence ATGAAAGACATCCAGAACCAGTGTGACAGCAGGCGCATCAATATCCGCAAGGTGGGCATCCGCGGGCTGAGCTACCCGGTCATTGTGCTGGACAAGGCGCACCGGGGCCAGAAGACCGTGGCCACGGTGGCCATGTCCGTCAATTTGCCGCACCAGTTCAAGGGCACGCATATGAGCCGTTTCGTGGAGATCTTGAACGGCTTTCACGAGCGTTTTACCCTGTCCGCCTATCAGCGCATTCTGGAAGAGATGAAGGAGCGTCTCGATGCCGGAGCCGCCCATCTGGAAATGGCCTTTCCCTACTTTTTCGTTCCGGACCAAAGTGGGGGAAAACAGCTTGTGCGTTACGAATGCCGGCTCTTCGGCACGCTGGCCGACAGGCTGGAACTGGTGGCAGAAGTGCGGGTGCCGGTGGCTGTCGCCCCTGGCGGCGGGGCCATGGCCGTGGTGGCGGTGCGGATGCGGCAGCTCTTCTGGATTGAGGATCTGATTGAGACTGTCGAGGCTGCGCTGGCAGATCCGGGCGGGGCCTTTTCCGTGGAGCGGGCCAGTTCTGCCATAGCAGCGGCGCTCTCGGCCACTGGGGCGCTGATCTGGTTCCGGGTCCAGGTCACCAAACAGGGACTCGACCACCTTGCCTTTGCCGTGCGCGAATGGCCCGATCCACCGGAGGCGGTCCAGCCCGTTCACGCCCTCTCCCTTTTTGGGTCAGGGCCGGAGATGCCGATCAGCGACCTGAACGTGTAA
- the glyS gene encoding glycine--tRNA ligase subunit beta, with the protein MSELRELLFEIGVEELPSGYIEPALASMAARSAARLNELGLSFTGMETFGTPRRLTLVIRALQDQQPDRKREYIGPSKAAGLDANGHLTRAAAGFARSHGLDPEALEIVDTPKGPYFMAVEDIRGEATKTLLPGLLESLVRETVFPKSMRWASTTLTFARPIEWFLALYGGEIVPLAIEQIPCGNLSYGHRFHAPQAFAVTGVDDYLQALPQRFVLPLPGRRREMVVAGVKKAVAEQVPVADAQAELHEGLLATVSNLVEYPYPICGHFDEKFLQVPAEAIITSMRENQKYFPVKDGKGALLPYFVAVNNTRIEDRSLAVSGHERVLRARLEDALFFFNEDRKAKMESHCQRLDGIVFHQKLGTMQAKSARIVALAGFLADRLAPELSDTVRRAAHLAKADLLTSMVGEFPELQGVMGRVYALHDGESPAVAQAIEEHYLPLHAGGAAPASLAGAIVSLADRMDTLVGCFAVGEKPTGNKDALGLRRQALGLVSVIRRQHLALSLRALAEKALALYSGVAAVQKAGEKTVDDVLAFIRLRFENEQIAEGRPQEVVEAATAPRFDDICDCMQRIEALLAFRGEENFRILTASFKRIRNIVKDNRNTEIRPECFVEEAEKALFAALGQAQEASRPLLERARYHEALAAMLLIKEPLDRFFDQVMVMASDPAQRQNRLNLLTALLAMMLEVADISRMSVKEEQKP; encoded by the coding sequence ATGAGCGAACTGCGTGAACTTTTATTTGAAATCGGCGTTGAAGAGCTGCCCTCCGGCTATATCGAGCCGGCTCTGGCGAGCATGGCGGCACGGTCAGCCGCCCGGCTGAACGAACTGGGCCTGAGCTTTACAGGTATGGAAACCTTTGGCACCCCAAGGCGGCTGACGCTGGTCATCCGCGCCCTGCAGGACCAGCAGCCGGACCGGAAAAGGGAATACATCGGCCCATCCAAAGCCGCGGGGCTGGACGCCAACGGCCATCTGACCAGGGCGGCCGCAGGTTTTGCCCGTTCCCACGGGCTGGATCCGGAAGCGCTCGAAATCGTGGATACCCCGAAGGGCCCGTACTTCATGGCTGTGGAAGACATCAGGGGTGAGGCGACGAAAACACTCCTGCCTGGCTTGCTGGAGTCGCTGGTTCGCGAAACCGTGTTCCCAAAATCCATGCGCTGGGCCAGCACCACCTTGACCTTTGCCCGCCCCATCGAGTGGTTTCTGGCGCTCTACGGCGGCGAGATCGTGCCGCTTGCGATCGAGCAGATCCCCTGCGGCAATTTGAGCTACGGCCACCGCTTCCACGCCCCGCAGGCTTTCGCTGTCACCGGTGTTGACGACTATCTGCAGGCCCTGCCGCAGCGCTTTGTGCTGCCGCTCCCCGGCAGGCGGCGTGAAATGGTCGTTGCGGGCGTCAAAAAGGCCGTGGCCGAGCAGGTGCCGGTGGCGGATGCGCAGGCAGAGCTCCACGAAGGGCTTTTGGCCACGGTGAGCAATCTGGTGGAATACCCCTATCCCATCTGCGGCCATTTCGATGAAAAATTCCTGCAGGTGCCGGCTGAGGCCATCATCACCTCCATGCGGGAGAACCAGAAATATTTTCCGGTCAAGGATGGCAAGGGGGCTCTCCTGCCGTATTTTGTGGCGGTCAACAATACCCGCATCGAAGACCGCAGCCTTGCGGTCAGCGGCCACGAACGGGTACTGCGCGCCCGGCTTGAGGATGCACTTTTCTTCTTCAACGAAGACCGGAAGGCAAAAATGGAGAGCCATTGCCAGCGTCTGGACGGCATTGTGTTCCACCAGAAACTCGGCACCATGCAGGCCAAGTCGGCACGCATCGTGGCGCTTGCCGGCTTTCTGGCCGACAGGCTGGCGCCGGAACTGAGCGACACCGTGCGGCGGGCCGCGCATCTGGCCAAGGCAGACCTGCTCACCAGCATGGTGGGCGAGTTCCCGGAGCTGCAGGGCGTCATGGGCCGGGTCTATGCACTGCACGATGGAGAGTCCCCGGCCGTGGCCCAGGCCATAGAGGAGCATTACCTGCCGCTGCACGCCGGTGGCGCCGCGCCGGCCTCGCTCGCCGGAGCCATCGTGAGTCTGGCTGACCGCATGGATACCTTGGTGGGCTGCTTTGCGGTGGGCGAAAAACCGACCGGCAACAAGGATGCCCTGGGGCTGAGACGGCAGGCGCTGGGTCTGGTCAGCGTGATCCGCAGACAGCATCTGGCGCTTTCGCTGCGAGCCCTGGCAGAAAAGGCGCTGGCCCTGTACAGCGGGGTCGCGGCAGTGCAGAAGGCTGGCGAAAAGACTGTGGACGACGTGCTGGCCTTTATCCGGCTCCGCTTCGAAAACGAACAGATTGCCGAAGGACGGCCGCAGGAGGTGGTTGAGGCCGCCACTGCCCCCCGCTTCGACGACATCTGCGACTGCATGCAGCGCATTGAAGCGCTCCTGGCCTTCCGTGGCGAAGAGAATTTCCGTATCCTGACCGCATCCTTCAAGCGTATCAGGAATATTGTGAAGGATAACCGGAATACGGAAATCCGGCCCGAGTGCTTTGTGGAAGAGGCGGAAAAGGCACTCTTTGCCGCCCTGGGCCAAGCGCAGGAGGCGAGCCGGCCGCTCCTCGAACGGGCCCGGTACCACGAAGCTCTGGCCGCCATGCTCCTCATCAAGGAACCGCTTGACCGCTTCTTCGATCAGGTCATGGTCATGGCCAGCGACCCGGCCCAGCGCCAGAACCGCCTGAACCTGCTCACCGCCCTCCTGGCCATGATGCTGGAGGTGGCGGATATTTCCCGCATGAGTGTGAAAGAAGAGCAAAAGCCATGA
- the gpmI gene encoding 2,3-bisphosphoglycerate-independent phosphoglycerate mutase, producing the protein MTSTPVLLIIMDGWGLAPDGPGNAPFLAKTPALDELRREFPATRITAHNGAVGLPEGQMGNSEVGHLNIGAGRVVYQDFTRINKAIADGSFATNPVLNRLFDTVASAGGRLHLCGLLSDGGVHSHIRHLEALLKLGAQKKVPVFIHCFMDGRDTPPESGKGYMEALVAIIGSTGCGTVASITGRYWAMDRDRRWERVEQAWKALMQGEGVAAADPVQAVADAYSRGESDEFIKPIVLRRAGQPVATIQDGDSLLCFNFRADRVRQLCHALHDADFAGFDVSARPRLRQLVTMTEYEADFPFPVAFPPQSLQQILGEIVSNKGLRQLRIAETEKYAHVTYFFNGGREEPYAREERVLVHSPRDVATYDLKPQMSAEEITDRLLLKVAQAEEEGAPYDLIVLNFANGDMVGHTGVLPAAIRACETVDSCVGRIWEFLRGRGWTMLVTADHGNCEVMIDRDGGPHTAHTTNPVPFIVAADSLKGAKLREGGALRDIAPTVLHLMGLPKPPEMDGDNLLPD; encoded by the coding sequence ATGACCAGCACACCGGTTCTCCTGATCATTATGGACGGCTGGGGCCTTGCGCCGGATGGCCCGGGCAACGCTCCTTTTCTGGCGAAAACGCCCGCTCTGGATGAGCTGCGCCGCGAGTTTCCGGCCACACGGATCACGGCCCACAACGGTGCTGTCGGTTTGCCCGAAGGCCAGATGGGCAACTCCGAGGTCGGCCATCTGAACATCGGCGCAGGCCGGGTCGTGTACCAGGACTTCACGCGCATCAACAAGGCCATTGCGGATGGCTCCTTTGCCACGAATCCGGTCCTGAACCGGCTCTTTGACACCGTGGCCTCGGCAGGAGGACGGCTGCACCTCTGCGGCCTCTTGTCCGATGGCGGCGTGCATTCCCATATCAGGCACCTGGAGGCGCTGCTGAAACTGGGCGCGCAGAAAAAGGTGCCGGTCTTCATCCACTGCTTCATGGATGGCCGTGACACGCCTCCGGAGAGCGGCAAGGGCTATATGGAAGCGCTCGTGGCCATCATCGGGAGCACTGGCTGCGGTACGGTTGCGAGTATCACCGGCCGCTACTGGGCCATGGACCGGGACAGGCGCTGGGAGCGGGTCGAGCAGGCCTGGAAAGCCCTGATGCAGGGCGAGGGTGTGGCGGCGGCAGATCCGGTGCAGGCCGTGGCCGATGCCTACAGCCGGGGTGAGAGCGACGAGTTCATCAAGCCGATTGTGCTGCGCCGGGCTGGGCAGCCAGTGGCCACCATCCAGGACGGCGACAGTCTGCTCTGCTTCAACTTCCGGGCCGATCGGGTACGGCAACTCTGCCATGCCCTGCATGATGCGGACTTTGCCGGCTTTGACGTCAGCGCCCGGCCCAGACTCAGGCAACTCGTCACCATGACCGAATACGAGGCGGATTTCCCTTTCCCCGTGGCTTTCCCGCCCCAGAGCCTGCAGCAGATCCTGGGCGAGATCGTGAGCAATAAGGGGCTCAGGCAGCTCCGCATTGCAGAGACCGAGAAGTACGCCCATGTCACCTATTTTTTCAACGGCGGCCGGGAAGAGCCCTATGCCCGGGAGGAGCGGGTGCTCGTGCACTCGCCGCGTGATGTGGCGACCTATGACCTGAAGCCGCAGATGAGTGCCGAGGAGATCACGGACAGGCTGCTCCTCAAGGTGGCGCAGGCGGAAGAGGAAGGCGCGCCCTATGATCTGATCGTGCTCAACTTTGCCAATGGCGATATGGTGGGCCATACCGGCGTCTTGCCGGCAGCCATCAGGGCCTGCGAAACCGTGGACTCCTGCGTGGGCCGGATCTGGGAATTTCTGCGCGGACGCGGCTGGACCATGCTGGTGACTGCCGATCACGGCAACTGCGAAGTCATGATCGACAGGGATGGCGGCCCGCACACAGCCCATACCACCAACCCGGTACCCTTCATCGTGGCGGCGGACAGCCTGAAGGGTGCAAAGCTCCGGGAGGGCGGCGCGCTCCGGGACATTGCGCCCACGGTGCTCCACCTGATGGGGCTTCCCAAGCCGCCTGAAATGGATGGCGACAACCTCTTGCCGGATTGA
- the rsfS gene encoding ribosome silencing factor produces MRQLKQECRNLDGRALAAACVRIAEEAKAEDLVVLDVRGLASFTDYFLIMSGRSTRHVQGLAGAIEEALSAKRANARSSEGLNEGLWVLLDLGDVVVHVFYHEQRKFYDLEGLWHDSPRLDATALLAEASQGELP; encoded by the coding sequence ATGCGACAGTTGAAACAGGAGTGCAGAAACCTGGATGGCCGGGCGCTCGCCGCTGCCTGCGTGCGTATTGCGGAAGAGGCCAAGGCCGAGGATCTGGTGGTTCTGGATGTGCGCGGCCTGGCCAGCTTCACCGACTACTTTCTGATCATGAGCGGCCGTTCGACCCGGCACGTGCAGGGCCTGGCCGGGGCGATCGAAGAGGCTTTGAGCGCCAAACGCGCCAATGCCAGAAGCAGCGAGGGACTGAACGAGGGCCTGTGGGTGCTGCTGGATCTGGGCGATGTGGTGGTGCACGTTTTTTATCACGAGCAGCGCAAATTCTATGACCTGGAAGGCCTGTGGCACGATTCGCCCCGCCTGGACGCCACCGCGCTGCTGGCTGAAGCCAGCCAGGGAGAGCTGCCATGA
- a CDS encoding DNA topoisomerase III, whose amino-acid sequence MGKTLIIAEKPSVAADIVRCLPGRFTKTKTHYEGEGHIVSFALGHLVTIAYPEDIDPALQKWSFDNLPILPSEFPLAVLPDTKTQFNALKKLIKSREVDVIVNACDAGREGELIFKYILKEALGGKSPNKGIRRLWLQSMTREAIRSGLEQLRDNQEMQPLEDTALCRSEADWLIGINATRALTCYNSRFGGFRKTPCGRVQTPTLSMLVRRERERRAFVPRTFWELRGHFSCGPVSYEGLWIDPAFEKDEQNPQARKSRIWQKDRALAIVRRCSGQPATVTESSKKSSQSAPALYDLTSLQREANNRFGFSAKNTLALAQSLYERHKLLTYPRTDSRFLPEDYLGTVKKTVESQCGWHFAAFANEALAKGYLKFDRRIFNNKKISDHFAIIPTAHVPGSLSEAELKLYQLVVQRFLAVFFPPAVYLNTTRLSLVAGEHFLTEGRILVEPGWRAIYGKSGAGEDAEQELQALPKGEAIQCGDIELAEQETKPPPRYTEATLLSAMEHSGKLVDDEELAEAMKERGLGTPATRAAIIEKLLNEKYVVREQRDLAPTGKAFELISLLEAREIDVLASPELTGEWEYKLNQILKGAMTRPQFMEEIRRMTSAIVARVKAGPRNEAPEAGFSPIGGSRFFERSDAYESEDKKLVIRKVLGGRVMREEEIAALIRGETLGPFDDFRSKRGKPFTASLRLQNSKVDFLFAGAVAEDDLDAIRAQEPVGVSPVDGTPVFETPAAYLSDSALAGDDRNGLRIAKIILGRNLEREQIAALLATGRTPLIRGFISKRKKPFDAYLLLDGKGRISFEFPPRERQPRAAGKTALAQKAETAKS is encoded by the coding sequence ATGGGAAAGACCTTGATCATTGCGGAAAAACCCAGTGTGGCGGCCGATATTGTGCGCTGCCTGCCGGGCAGGTTCACCAAAACCAAAACCCACTACGAGGGCGAGGGCCATATTGTGTCCTTTGCGCTGGGTCATCTGGTCACCATCGCCTACCCGGAAGACATTGACCCGGCTCTGCAGAAATGGAGTTTTGACAATCTGCCGATTCTGCCCAGCGAATTTCCCCTGGCCGTGCTGCCGGACACCAAAACCCAGTTCAACGCCCTGAAAAAGCTCATCAAAAGCAGGGAGGTGGATGTCATTGTCAATGCCTGCGATGCCGGCCGGGAAGGTGAACTGATTTTCAAATACATCCTGAAGGAGGCCCTGGGCGGCAAGAGCCCGAACAAGGGCATCCGCCGGCTCTGGCTCCAGTCCATGACCCGGGAGGCCATCCGCAGCGGCCTGGAGCAGTTGCGCGACAATCAAGAGATGCAGCCGCTGGAGGACACGGCCCTTTGCCGCTCCGAAGCCGACTGGTTGATCGGCATCAACGCCACCAGAGCGCTCACCTGCTACAATTCCCGCTTCGGCGGCTTCCGGAAAACACCCTGCGGCCGGGTGCAGACCCCCACGCTGTCCATGCTGGTGCGGCGGGAGCGGGAACGCCGCGCCTTTGTGCCCCGCACCTTTTGGGAACTGCGCGGCCATTTTTCCTGTGGCCCTGTGAGCTATGAGGGGCTCTGGATCGACCCGGCTTTCGAGAAGGATGAGCAGAATCCGCAGGCCCGCAAGAGCCGCATCTGGCAGAAGGACAGGGCCCTGGCCATTGTCCGGCGGTGCAGCGGGCAGCCGGCGACGGTCACGGAGAGCAGCAAGAAGAGCAGCCAGAGTGCGCCCGCGCTCTACGATCTGACTTCGCTGCAGCGCGAGGCCAACAACCGCTTCGGCTTTTCCGCCAAGAATACGCTGGCCCTTGCCCAGAGCCTCTACGAACGCCACAAGCTCTTGACCTACCCCCGCACCGACAGCCGCTTTTTGCCGGAAGACTACCTGGGTACTGTCAAAAAAACCGTGGAGAGCCAGTGCGGCTGGCACTTCGCTGCCTTTGCGAACGAGGCGCTGGCCAAAGGCTACCTGAAATTTGACCGCCGCATCTTCAACAATAAAAAGATCAGCGATCACTTTGCCATCATCCCCACCGCCCATGTGCCCGGCAGCCTGAGTGAAGCGGAGCTGAAGCTCTATCAGTTGGTGGTGCAGCGCTTTCTGGCCGTCTTTTTCCCGCCGGCCGTGTATTTGAACACGACTAGGCTTTCCCTGGTGGCTGGCGAGCATTTTCTGACCGAAGGCAGGATTCTGGTCGAGCCGGGCTGGCGCGCCATTTACGGGAAAAGCGGCGCCGGCGAGGATGCGGAGCAGGAGCTGCAGGCCTTGCCGAAAGGCGAGGCGATCCAGTGCGGGGACATAGAGCTGGCAGAGCAGGAGACCAAGCCGCCGCCCCGCTATACCGAAGCCACGCTGCTCTCCGCCATGGAGCATTCCGGGAAGCTGGTAGACGACGAGGAACTGGCCGAAGCCATGAAGGAGCGGGGGCTGGGCACGCCTGCCACCAGAGCGGCCATTATTGAAAAGCTTTTGAACGAAAAATACGTGGTGCGGGAGCAGCGCGATCTGGCGCCCACGGGCAAGGCTTTTGAACTCATAAGCCTCCTGGAAGCGCGGGAGATTGACGTCTTGGCCTCGCCCGAGCTCACCGGGGAGTGGGAGTACAAGCTGAACCAGATCCTGAAAGGCGCCATGACCCGCCCCCAGTTCATGGAGGAAATCCGCCGGATGACGAGCGCAATTGTGGCGCGCGTCAAGGCCGGGCCGAGAAACGAGGCGCCGGAGGCCGGCTTTTCGCCGATTGGGGGCAGCCGGTTTTTCGAACGCTCCGATGCCTACGAGTCAGAAGACAAAAAGCTGGTCATCCGCAAGGTCCTGGGCGGCCGTGTCATGCGGGAAGAGGAAATAGCGGCGCTTATCCGGGGCGAGACCCTGGGGCCTTTCGACGATTTCCGCTCCAAGCGCGGCAAACCCTTCACCGCATCCCTCCGACTCCAGAACAGCAAGGTGGACTTTCTCTTTGCCGGCGCGGTGGCCGAGGACGACCTGGACGCCATCCGCGCTCAGGAGCCAGTGGGCGTCTCGCCCGTAGACGGTACCCCGGTCTTTGAAACGCCTGCCGCCTATCTCTCCGACTCGGCCCTTGCCGGCGACGACAGGAACGGGCTGCGCATCGCCAAGATCATCCTGGGCCGGAACCTGGAGCGGGAGCAGATTGCGGCACTGCTGGCCACCGGCAGAACGCCCCTGATCAGGGGCTTTATCTCCAAACGAAAAAAGCCCTTTGACGCCTACCTGCTGCTCGACGGCAAGGGCAGGATATCCTTTGAATTTCCGCCCCGGGAGCGCCAGCCCCGTGCGGCGGGCAAAACAGCCCTGGCCCAAAAGGCCGAAACCGCCAAAAGCTGA
- a CDS encoding tetratricopeptide repeat protein, whose amino-acid sequence MAKQHTLRHGFFCAAALAALVLTACGGQDTRVVQSGPPIQSGNTPSPKIPRPDLIQPALNTISSRIRSYEARLGEIKAIENSPSSMMIPHGQMERLSRCKSELLDILTGYDSLQKRLTRESDLDMAQNIANNMLQQVNQQDMQFLEGDCGRLLSDLKNGSYQTTPNQMAPPPSASLSPAAAPDPQIQAAFDSGDYPRVITLYNQNWAGTGRQPAAATSLQYSRALLKNYQFEEAQNQLAALDAALGQQNDPLAAEVLRVLGDLAFGNGNYQAAQQYYGRLAHLPSGQSDSWSQRQLAVLQQQTASGDELAAYTVLVHSYLAYNPARDGNAVATQAEKFLNDYPASRLVANVNDIIKNTRRDTAGPLDANAAPAVPGAPSPDAPAGGSGAPQAPSPAPLSAEQIAAREQALKEQYEHGVAQMSGSDYDGAIQTFNSLLGSSFNQQARERIREAATMAGDVKRAQAAELFVQAMQTGNIGTRKQLLLSSRQLLLDVRNNYPEAGLGSKVERNLDSVEKALRAIDPSLLR is encoded by the coding sequence ATGGCAAAACAGCATACACTCAGGCACGGCTTTTTCTGCGCGGCGGCCCTGGCCGCGCTGGTTCTGACCGCCTGCGGCGGCCAGGATACCCGCGTGGTGCAGAGCGGGCCCCCGATCCAGTCCGGCAACACGCCCTCTCCAAAGATTCCCCGGCCCGATCTGATTCAGCCGGCCCTGAATACCATCTCCAGCCGCATTCGCTCCTATGAGGCCAGGCTGGGTGAAATCAAGGCGATCGAAAACAGCCCATCCTCCATGATGATTCCCCACGGGCAGATGGAGCGGCTCTCCAGATGCAAGTCCGAACTGCTGGACATTCTGACCGGCTATGATTCCCTGCAGAAGCGGCTGACCCGGGAAAGCGACCTGGACATGGCCCAGAACATAGCGAACAACATGCTCCAGCAGGTGAATCAGCAGGACATGCAGTTTCTGGAAGGCGATTGCGGCCGCCTGCTCTCGGACCTGAAAAACGGCAGCTACCAGACGACCCCAAACCAGATGGCCCCGCCCCCCAGCGCCTCCCTGTCGCCGGCAGCCGCCCCGGACCCACAGATTCAAGCTGCCTTTGACTCGGGCGACTACCCCAGGGTCATTACCCTCTACAATCAGAACTGGGCGGGTACGGGCCGGCAGCCGGCAGCGGCGACCTCTTTGCAGTACAGCCGGGCGCTGTTGAAGAATTACCAGTTTGAAGAGGCCCAGAACCAGCTTGCGGCTCTGGACGCGGCGCTGGGCCAGCAGAACGACCCGCTGGCGGCGGAGGTCCTGCGCGTTCTGGGTGATCTGGCCTTTGGCAACGGCAACTATCAGGCTGCGCAGCAGTACTACGGCAGGCTGGCGCACCTGCCGTCCGGCCAGAGCGATTCCTGGTCGCAGCGGCAGTTGGCCGTACTGCAGCAGCAGACGGCCAGCGGTGATGAGCTGGCAGCCTATACCGTGCTCGTGCACAGTTACCTGGCCTACAACCCCGCACGTGACGGCAATGCGGTGGCCACCCAGGCGGAGAAGTTTCTGAACGACTATCCGGCCTCCCGTCTGGTGGCCAACGTGAACGACATCATCAAAAACACCCGCAGGGATACGGCTGGCCCGCTCGATGCCAACGCTGCCCCGGCTGTGCCGGGCGCCCCGTCGCCCGATGCGCCCGCGGGCGGGAGCGGCGCGCCGCAGGCCCCAAGTCCTGCGCCGCTCAGCGCCGAACAGATTGCGGCCCGGGAGCAGGCGCTGAAGGAGCAGTATGAACATGGCGTGGCCCAGATGAGCGGCAGCGACTATGACGGTGCGATCCAGACCTTCAATTCGCTGTTGGGCAGCAGCTTCAACCAGCAGGCCAGGGAACGCATCAGGGAAGCGGCGACCATGGCTGGCGATGTCAAGCGGGCGCAGGCGGCCGAGCTGTTCGTGCAGGCCATGCAGACGGGCAATATCGGGACTCGCAAGCAACTGCTGCTGTCTTCCCGCCAGTTGCTTTTGGATGTGCGGAACAACTATCCCGAGGCAGGGCTGGGCAGCAAGGTGGAGCGCAATCTGGACAGTGTGGAAAAGGCTCTGAGAGCGATTGATCCCAGCCTGCTGCGCTGA
- a CDS encoding NAD(P)/FAD-dependent oxidoreductase: MSRFSGDFAAPLPKRADVVIVGGGPGGLTCAERLAQKGVGVLLLERKSAFGHKVCAGGVTSQGLLPRVPTELLERVFSEQHLISPRQRIVVRDPKAAPIVATLSRRRLGQWMARQAAEAGAQLRGGAQVLAVEPGRVTVRAAGGVQVIGCEHVVGADGARSLLRRTLGLPSRLFLGLNARLPLVLPRMEWHLAPRLFGAGYAWIFPHRDTSSVGALADAGRMGAACLRQHLAHWAAGQGLATEGVAWQAGFINAAYCGLCFGRQWLVGDAAGLASPLTGEGIFPAFASGEAVAEMIVSRQSMTPALAALIQGQRRHWRILDWSGRNPLLTGMLAEVLLLLLRLRVLDFHQLEMSALQRRNMSRPRGPAPALHD; this comes from the coding sequence ATGAGCAGATTTTCCGGAGATTTTGCGGCTCCCCTGCCCAAGCGGGCAGATGTGGTGATTGTCGGCGGCGGTCCGGGCGGCCTGACCTGCGCGGAGCGCTTGGCCCAAAAGGGGGTGGGGGTGCTGCTTCTGGAACGGAAAAGCGCCTTTGGCCACAAGGTCTGCGCAGGCGGCGTCACGAGCCAGGGCCTGCTGCCCCGCGTGCCGACGGAGCTTCTGGAACGCGTTTTTTCCGAGCAGCATCTGATCAGCCCACGGCAGCGGATCGTGGTGCGCGACCCGAAAGCGGCTCCCATTGTCGCCACCCTGAGCCGTCGGCGACTGGGCCAATGGATGGCCAGACAGGCAGCAGAGGCCGGTGCGCAACTGAGAGGCGGAGCACAGGTGTTGGCCGTGGAGCCGGGCCGCGTGACCGTGCGCGCCGCAGGCGGGGTACAGGTCATAGGCTGCGAGCATGTGGTTGGCGCGGACGGCGCCCGTTCTCTGCTGCGCCGGACTCTGGGCCTGCCTTCCAGGCTTTTTCTGGGTCTGAACGCCCGGCTGCCTTTGGTGCTTCCGCGCATGGAATGGCACCTGGCGCCCAGACTCTTTGGCGCTGGTTATGCCTGGATTTTTCCACACAGGGACACAAGCTCTGTGGGGGCACTGGCAGATGCCGGCCGGATGGGCGCTGCCTGCCTGCGGCAGCATCTGGCGCATTGGGCCGCCGGCCAGGGGCTGGCCACTGAGGGTGTTGCCTGGCAGGCCGGCTTTATCAATGCCGCGTACTGCGGCCTGTGTTTTGGCCGGCAGTGGCTGGTAGGGGATGCGGCCGGGCTGGCTTCGCCCCTGACCGGAGAAGGCATCTTTCCGGCATTTGCAAGTGGAGAGGCGGTTGCGGAGATGATTGTGAGCCGACAAAGCATGACGCCTGCGCTGGCCGCCCTGATACAAGGTCAGCGTCGCCACTGGAGGATTTTGGACTGGTCGGGCCGGAATCCGCTGTTGACCGGCATGTTGGCGGAAGTGCTGCTCCTGCTGCTGCGCCTGCGTGTGCTGGATTTTCACCAGCTCGAAATGTCCGCGCTGCAGCGGCGAAACATGAGCCGACCGAGGGGCCCCGCGCCTGCGCTTCATGACTGA